The proteins below come from a single Kryptolebias marmoratus isolate JLee-2015 linkage group LG12, ASM164957v2, whole genome shotgun sequence genomic window:
- the LOC108239212 gene encoding myeloid-associated differentiation marker-like — protein sequence MVFVDVKSVTQPVGIIRILTLIVTCLCFGLVASVKPDGSPYWAWCMFTWCFCCFFTLLILVLEFTTVNAKLPFDWNDFTAAFAMLASLLCLSASIIYPVFFTCSTCHRQAGASVVSWLCFAGYVSEVVLTYLRPSGQNRGFLSTVPGIMKMLESFFACLIFISMETGQYSHSPELQWCVAVYSLCFIFAVVIILLSLANQNWYSQLSFDKIAIVYNVLAAVMYLTAMVIWPLYSFRNNKRPNNCGKLCPWDKQLLITFMTIFNFIVYTLDTIYSIFVVFFVNHQ from the coding sequence ATGGTGTTTGTGGATGTAAAATCCGTCACCCAGCCTGTGGGGATCATCCGAATCTTGACTCTGATCGTCACTTGTCTGTGTTTTGGCCTGGTGGCGTCGGTGAAACCCGACGGTTCTCCGTACTGGGCGTGGTGCATGTTCACCTGGTGCTTCTGCTGTTTCTTCACGCTTCTCATCCTCGTCCTGGAGTTCACCACGGTCAACGCCAAGTTACCTTTTGACTGGAACGACTTCACGGCTGCCTTTGCGATGCTGGCGAGCCTGCTGTGCCTGTCGGCCTCCATCATCTACCCCGTCTTTTTCACCTGCAGCACCTGCCACCGGCAGGCAGGAGCGTCCGTCGTGTCCTGGCTTTGTTTTGCAGGGTATGTGAGCGAGGTGGTCCTGACATACCTTCGTCCGAGCGGGCAGAACCGAGGTTTCCTCTCCACGGTGCCCGGCATCATGAAGATGCTGGAGAGCTTCTTCGCCTGTCTCATCTTCATCTCCATGGAAACAGGACAGTACTCACACTCCCCGGAGCTGCAGTGGTGCGTCGCCGTGTACTCCTTGTGTTTCATCTTTGCCGTCGTCATAATCCTGCTCTCCCTGGCAAATCAGAACTGGTATTCTCAGCTGTCCTTCGACAAGATCGCAATCGTCTACAATGTTCTGGCAGCGGTCATGTATTTGACCGCCATGGTTATTTGGCCGCTGTATAGTTTCCGCAACAATAAGAGACCGAATAACTGCGGTAAACTCTGTCCCTGggacaaacagctgctgatcaCTTTTATGACAATCTTCAACTTTATTGTTTACACCCTGGACACCATCTACTCGATATTTGTGGTGTTCTTTGTCAACCACCAGTGA
- the LOC108239213 gene encoding myeloid-associated differentiation marker homolog — MVTLDFKVLTEPVGIVRILEVIFTCITFSLVGSVGYSTDSFWMWCLFSWCFCFCVTLLILVLELTSLNTKLPLSWQDFITAFAMLASLMVLVASVIYSVFFTCSVCGRQIGASVTSYLTLILYTMEVGMIRSKPGEISGFLSTVPGLLKVLETFVACVIFICVRYFNYWVFPGLQWCVAVYSICFIYSFLIIIFTIGRLLALFPAPLNKVLTVCNVLAVLMYLTAVVIWPVYAFRNNPRPNCPSVRSCAWNLLVVISFMTSLNLAAYIADTIYSLKLVFITGETQTRPA; from the exons ATGGTTACCCTGGACTTTAAGGTGCTGACAGAACCGGTGGGCATCGTGAGGATTCTGGAGGTCATCTTCACATGCATCACTTTCAGCTTGGTGGGGTCGGTGGGCTATTCCACTGACTCCTTTTGGATGTGGTGCCTGTTCTCTTGGTGCTTCTGCTTCTGCGTCACCTTACTCATCCTCGTCCTGGAACTCACCAGCCTCAACACAAAGCTGCCCCTGTCCTGGCAGGATTTCATCACCGCCTTTGCCATGCTGGCTTCCCTGATG GTGTTAGTGGCATCCGTCATCTACTCCGTCTTCTTCACCTGTTCTGTTTGCGGCAGACAGATTGGTGCCAGTGTTACTTCCTATCTGACCTTGATCCTTTATACCATGGAGGTTGGAATGATTCGATCAAAACCTGGTGAGATCAGTGGATTTCTTTCCACGGTTCCAGGCCTGCTCAAAGTTCTGGAGACCTTCGTGGCCTGCGTCATCTTCATCTGTGTGCGCTACTTCAATTACTGGGTGTTTCCGGGGCTCCAGTGGTGTGTTGCTGTCTACTCGATTTGCTTCATTTATTCCTTCCTTATCATTATTTTTACCATCGGCCGGCTGCTGGCTCTCTTCCCCGCACCTTTAAACAAAGTCCTGACTGTCTGCAATGTGCTGGCAGTGCTGATGTACCTCACAGCTGTGGTCATTTGGCCAGTGTACGCCTTCAGAAACAATCCCCGGCCAAATTGTCCAAGTGTTCGTTCCTGCGCGTGGAATTTGTTGGTTGTTATTTCTTTCATGACCAGTTTAAACCTGGCTGCTTACATTGCGGACACAATTTATTCTCTCAAGTTGGTTTTTATCACCGGTGAAACTCAAACACGTCCTGCTTAA
- the LOC108239178 gene encoding somatostatin receptor type 5-like: MDPSILSFYMDNRTLGNENNSTFIPLHNTNNSGHDPDLMPLSRATAVIYAIVFIVGFLGNTLAIYIVARYSKMKTVTNMYILNLAVADELYILGIPFIGTNTVFSYWPYGEFLCKVCMTVDSMSQFASTFCLTLMSIDRFLAVVYPIRSSKWRKPRVAKIFSSLVWVVAFLMVLPITIFSHVQKEFNTCNISWPDPINTWSTVFILYTSILGFFGPLVVICLCYLIIVIKVKSAGVRAGLTRPRRSERKVTRMVVIIVLVFILCWLPFFTVNIANVISTIPETESTVIIYSSLVILTYINSCANPVLYAFLSDNFHQSMKKVLCFKQKNTATATSPKVERHNVAKSVQMGVNKYLDSEPFIPNPVINSH; this comes from the exons ATGGATCCCAGCATTCTCTCCTTCTACATGGACAACAGGACATTGGGGAATGAGAATAACAGCACATTTATCCCTCtgcacaacacaaacaacagtgGCCATGACCCGGACCTGATGCCTCTCAGTAGAGCTACTGCGGTCATCTATGCTATCGTCTTCATTGTGGGTTTCCTGGGTAACACACTAGCCATCTATATAGTGGCCCGCTACTCGAAGATGAAGACTGTAACCAACATGTATATCCTcaatttagctgtggcagatgAACTCTACATCCTGGGAATCCCCTTTATTGGAACCAATACTGTCTTTTCTTATTGGCCATATGGGGAGTTTCTCTGCAAAGTGTGCATGACCGTGGACAGCATGAGCCAGTTTGCCTCCACCTTTTGCCTGACGCTGATGAGCATCGACCGCTTCCTGGCCGTGGTTTATCCCATTCGCAGTTCCAAGTGGAGGAAGCCACGGGTGGCCAAGATTTTCAGTAGCTTGGTGTGGGTCGTGGCCTTTCTGATGGTGTTGCCGATCACCATCTTCTCACATGTACAGAAGGAGTTCAACACCTGCAACATCAGCTGGCCTGATCCAATAAATACGTGGTCCACCGTCTTCATCCTTTACACATCGATCCTTGGTTTCTTTGGGCCCCTGGTCGTTATTTGCCTTTGCTACCTGATCATTGTCATCAAG GTGAAGTCAGCTGGTGTGCGCGCAGGCCTGACTAGGCCCCGAAGATCAGAGCGCAAAGTGACACGCATGGTGGTGATCATCGTGCTGGTGTTTATACTCTGCTGGCTGCCCTTTTTTACTGTTAACATCGCTAACGTGATCTCCACCATCCCCGAGACCGAATCCACCGTTATAATCTACTCTTCGCTGGTCATCCTCACCTACATCAACTCCTGTGCCAACCCAGTCCTCTATGCTTTCCTCTCTGACAACTTCCATCAAAGCATGAAGAAAGTGCTGtgcttcaaacagaaaaatactgcAACAGCTACAAGTCCAAAGGTCGAGAGACACAATGTTGCTAAG TCTGTCCAGATGGGGGTCAACAAGTACCTTGACAGTGAGCCTTTCATCCCAAACCCTGTGATCAACAGCCATTGA